In Lineus longissimus chromosome 9, tnLinLong1.2, whole genome shotgun sequence, one genomic interval encodes:
- the LOC135493225 gene encoding proton-coupled amino acid transporter 1-like isoform X2 — translation MDLGPRYDNNSDLADEREPLVTHAAGYVHVAKSLLFRSRKEKEGKSGDADPAVQVEVDNVPGQRYPGHVQESDTLASVLESQQTVLEDEEDEEEHLQTNIQSLMNLLKGNIGTGILAMPYAVSNAGILFGTLGIVVVGIIATHCMNMLINCAHHIKNKTHRQGVDYEDVLEVCFEIAPSPFNKLRKPMKIIALICLNITQIGFCCVYVLFIGENVRLFVEAFHPPSDVPVQVYMAVLLVFLVPFSFIKNLKSLAPFAIFANLLTMTGIVIILVYCVQDLPPVTTYPLMADFGRIPLFFGSVVFAFEGISLVIPIEMKMKTPQDFMGMTGVLNTGMVIVMCLYVAVGFFGYMKFGNAALGSITLNMPTDHWIYLSVKIMFPIALFISYGLQFYVPVCILWPPIEARISSPRWKVWGEYVFRTFLVLFTFALAAVIPHLELLISLIGALSSSSLALIFPPIIEIATYWPDNKLGRYKWMLWKDILIVVFGLLGFVTGTFVSLKEIIVAFSSGK, via the exons ATGGATCTTGGACCAAG ATACGATAACAACTCGGACTTGGCTGACGAGAGGGAACCGTT GGTTACTCATGCTGCTGGTTATGTGCATGTAGCAAAGTCATT GCTGTTTCGATCTCGGAAGGAGAAGGAGGGAAAGTCAGGTGATGCTGACCCAGCTGTTCAGGTTGAGGTTGATAACGTACCGGGACAAAG GTATCCTGGCCATGTGCAAGAGAGCGATACACTGGCCAGCGTACTCGAGTCCCAGCAGACGGTGCTAGAAGATGAAGAGGACGAGGAAGAACATTTACAAAC GAACATTCAGAGTTTGATGAACCTACTGAAAGGCAATATAGGAACAGGTATCTTGGCCATGCCCTACGCAGTCAGTAATGCTGGAATTCTT tttgggaccTTAGGTATTGTTGTGGTAGGAATCATAGCAACCCACTGTATGAATATGTTGATCAACTGTGCACATCATATAAAGAACAA GACTCATAGACAGGGTGTAGATTATGAAGACGTGCTGGAAGTGTGTTTTGAAATAGCGCCTTCACCTTTCAATAAATTACGCAAACCAATGAA AATCATAGCATTGATATGCCTGAATATAACTCAGATAGGATTCTGTTGTGTATATGTCTTATTTATTGGGGAGAATGTCCGATTG TTTGTTGAAGCGTTCCACCCGCCAAGTGACGTGCCGGTCCAGGTTTACATGGCTGTTCTCCTAGTCTTCCTCGTCCCCTTCTCGTTCATCAAGAACCTCAAGTCGCTTGCACCATTTGCCATCTTCGCCAACCTGTTAACCATGACTGGTATTGTCATCATCCTCGTGTACTGCGTCCAGGATCTACCACCAGTCACCACTTACCCCCTCATGGCAGATTTCGGGAGGATACCTTTGTTCTTCGGTTCAGTGGTGTTTGCATTTGAAGGGATAAGCCTG GTGATTCCTAttgagatgaagatgaagacacCCCAGGACTTCATGGGTATGACGGGTGTACTCAACACGGGAATGGTGATAGTCATGTGTCTGTATGTGGCGGTTGGCTTCTTTGGATACATGAAGTTTGGAAACGCAGCATTGGGGAGCATCACGTTAAATATGCCGACAGACCATTG GATCTATCTGTCTGTGAAGATCATGTTCCCAATAGCCCTCTTTATCAGCTATGGTCTCCAATTCTACGTGCCAGTCTGCATCCTGTGGCCACCCATTGAGGCGCGAATATCATCCCCGCGATGGAAGGTCTGGGGAGAATATGTCTTCagaacatttttggtgctatttacAT TTGCATTAGCCGCTGTGATTCCTCATTTAGAGTTACTCATCTCGCTCATCGGGGCATTGAGTAGTTCATCTCTAGCGCTCATCTTCCCGCCAATCATCGAGATTGCCACCTATTGGCCTGATAACAAACTAGGACGATACAAATGGATGTTATGGAAGGATATACTCATAGTAGTATTCGGATTATTAGGATTCGTGACTGGCACATTTGTATCCCTGAAGGAGATCATCGTAGCATTCTCGAGTGGAAAGTAA
- the LOC135493575 gene encoding transcription factor IIIA-like isoform X2: protein MKKAHVCLHQNCGKAFSRIYRLEIHERTHTGERPFRCDLERCEKAYARHSHLVRHVERAHQTITKEVFVCPHAECKDIFVSETNLRRHLLRRHEKQHYKCPHDGCDKIFKKHQHLKSHEYVHTNIRPFACHHEGCEAAFLANNKLKHHLKVHEGYTCKKDGCSKHFEKWTQLRKHVAADHKSEHVCPTCHKSFPHRRILVRHMVIHEETRTVFVCPKEDCTRVYYEKRNLTAHLKSYHDGKRFSCSYEGCGRSYVSKNMLDHANVHNPLSALAKKRPRKRKGLLKISAASVLSGYDARKHSMIEPDKEDVIVIPQEADDHHMDSDKQDVTVIPQEADDHHMDSDKQDVTVIPQEADDHHMDGDKQDVTVIPQEGDDHHMDGETLKTNIVNINTISGFGGESMEVTASAKGSDLKVDLNTEDISGFSDSGHFSPSDGSPVDSCKTESLRANLDDGVRKSMWANLVGYVET from the exons atgaaaaaggctCACGTCTGTCTGCATCAAAATTGTGGAAAAGCATTTTCCAGGATATATAGATTAGAGATACATGAAAGAACCCACACTGGAGAG CGGCCATTTAGGTGTGACTTGGAGAGATGTGAGAAGGCTTATGCAAGACATTCTCATTTGGTACGCCATGTAGAACGTGCTCATCAAACAATCACGAAAGAAGTGTTTGT ATGTCCCCATGCTGAGTGCAAAGATATATTCGTGTCTGAGACGAACCTGAGAAGACATCTCCTAAGAAGACATGAAAAGCAACACTATAAG TGTCCTCATGATGGTTGCGACAAGATCTTCAAGAAACATCAGCATCTAAAATCTCACGAATATGTCCACACCAATATCAGACCTTTCGC ATGCCACCATGAAGGTTGTGAGGCTGCCTTTCTGGCCAATAATAAACTCAAGCACCACTTGAAAGTCCACGAAGGCTATACTTGTAAAAAGGATGGCTGTTCTAAACACTTTGAAAAATGGACACAGCTGCGAAAACACGTGGCTGCTGATCACAAGTCAG AACATGTCTGCCCTACCTGCCACAAGTCATTCCCACATCGCCGTATTCTAGTCCGCCACATGGTTATACACGAGGAGACACGCACCGTCTTTGTTTGCCCTAAAGAAGATTGTACGAGAGTCTATTATGAGAAGCGAAACTTGACAGCTCACTTGAAGTCTTACCATGATGGCAAAAGGTTCTCTTGCTCTTACGAGGGTTGTGGTAGAAGTTATGTGTCAAAG AACATGTTGGATCATGCCAATGTACACAACCCATTGTCAGCTCTTGCCAAG AAGAGGCCAAGAAAAAGAAAGGGCTTGCTTAAGATCAGTGCTGCTTCAGTACTGTCCGGTTATGACGCCAGGAAACATTCAATGATTGAGCCAGATAAGGAAGATGTGATAGTCATTCCTCAGGAGGCTGACGACCATCACATGGACAGTGATAAGCAAGATGTGACAGTCATACCTCAGGAGGCCGACGACCATCACATGGACAGTGATAAGCAAGATGTGACAGTCATACCTCAGGAGGCTGACGACCATCACATGGACGGTGATAAGCAAGATGTGACAGTCATACCTCAGGAGGGTGATGACCATCACATGGACGGTGAAACCTTAAAAACTAACATCGTTAATATTAACACTATTTCAGGGTTTGGTGGTGAATCAATGGAGGTTACCGCCAGTGCAAAGGGTTCTGATTTGAAAGTAGACTTAAACACGGAGGATATCTCTGGTTTCAGTGACAGTGGACACTTCAGCCCTTCTGATGGTAGTCCTGTTGATTCTTGTAAAACGGAAAGTTTGCGAGCCAATTTGGATGATGGCGTCAGGAAGTCAATGTGGGCTAATCTGGTAGGTTATGTGGAAACATGA
- the LOC135493225 gene encoding proton-coupled amino acid transporter 1-like isoform X4 — protein MDLGPRYDNNSDLADEREPLLFRSRKEKEGKSGDADPAVQVEVDNVPGQRYPGHVQESDTLASVLESQQTVLEDEEDEEEHLQTNIQSLMNLLKGNIGTGILAMPYAVSNAGILFGTLGIVVVGIIATHCMNMLINCAHHIKNKTHRQGVDYEDVLEVCFEIAPSPFNKLRKPMKIIALICLNITQIGFCCVYVLFIGENVRLFVEAFHPPSDVPVQVYMAVLLVFLVPFSFIKNLKSLAPFAIFANLLTMTGIVIILVYCVQDLPPVTTYPLMADFGRIPLFFGSVVFAFEGISLVIPIEMKMKTPQDFMGMTGVLNTGMVIVMCLYVAVGFFGYMKFGNAALGSITLNMPTDHWIYLSVKIMFPIALFISYGLQFYVPVCILWPPIEARISSPRWKVWGEYVFRTFLVLFTFALAAVIPHLELLISLIGALSSSSLALIFPPIIEIATYWPDNKLGRYKWMLWKDILIVVFGLLGFVTGTFVSLKEIIVAFSSGK, from the exons ATGGATCTTGGACCAAG ATACGATAACAACTCGGACTTGGCTGACGAGAGGGAACCGTT GCTGTTTCGATCTCGGAAGGAGAAGGAGGGAAAGTCAGGTGATGCTGACCCAGCTGTTCAGGTTGAGGTTGATAACGTACCGGGACAAAG GTATCCTGGCCATGTGCAAGAGAGCGATACACTGGCCAGCGTACTCGAGTCCCAGCAGACGGTGCTAGAAGATGAAGAGGACGAGGAAGAACATTTACAAAC GAACATTCAGAGTTTGATGAACCTACTGAAAGGCAATATAGGAACAGGTATCTTGGCCATGCCCTACGCAGTCAGTAATGCTGGAATTCTT tttgggaccTTAGGTATTGTTGTGGTAGGAATCATAGCAACCCACTGTATGAATATGTTGATCAACTGTGCACATCATATAAAGAACAA GACTCATAGACAGGGTGTAGATTATGAAGACGTGCTGGAAGTGTGTTTTGAAATAGCGCCTTCACCTTTCAATAAATTACGCAAACCAATGAA AATCATAGCATTGATATGCCTGAATATAACTCAGATAGGATTCTGTTGTGTATATGTCTTATTTATTGGGGAGAATGTCCGATTG TTTGTTGAAGCGTTCCACCCGCCAAGTGACGTGCCGGTCCAGGTTTACATGGCTGTTCTCCTAGTCTTCCTCGTCCCCTTCTCGTTCATCAAGAACCTCAAGTCGCTTGCACCATTTGCCATCTTCGCCAACCTGTTAACCATGACTGGTATTGTCATCATCCTCGTGTACTGCGTCCAGGATCTACCACCAGTCACCACTTACCCCCTCATGGCAGATTTCGGGAGGATACCTTTGTTCTTCGGTTCAGTGGTGTTTGCATTTGAAGGGATAAGCCTG GTGATTCCTAttgagatgaagatgaagacacCCCAGGACTTCATGGGTATGACGGGTGTACTCAACACGGGAATGGTGATAGTCATGTGTCTGTATGTGGCGGTTGGCTTCTTTGGATACATGAAGTTTGGAAACGCAGCATTGGGGAGCATCACGTTAAATATGCCGACAGACCATTG GATCTATCTGTCTGTGAAGATCATGTTCCCAATAGCCCTCTTTATCAGCTATGGTCTCCAATTCTACGTGCCAGTCTGCATCCTGTGGCCACCCATTGAGGCGCGAATATCATCCCCGCGATGGAAGGTCTGGGGAGAATATGTCTTCagaacatttttggtgctatttacAT TTGCATTAGCCGCTGTGATTCCTCATTTAGAGTTACTCATCTCGCTCATCGGGGCATTGAGTAGTTCATCTCTAGCGCTCATCTTCCCGCCAATCATCGAGATTGCCACCTATTGGCCTGATAACAAACTAGGACGATACAAATGGATGTTATGGAAGGATATACTCATAGTAGTATTCGGATTATTAGGATTCGTGACTGGCACATTTGTATCCCTGAAGGAGATCATCGTAGCATTCTCGAGTGGAAAGTAA
- the LOC135493575 gene encoding transcription factor IIIA-like isoform X1 has product MKKAHVCLHQNCGKAFSRIYRLEIHERTHTGERPFRCDLERCEKAYARHSHLVRHVERAHQTITKEVFVCPHAECKDIFVSETNLRRHLLRRHEKQHYKCPHDGCDKIFKKHQHLKSHEYVHTNIRPFACHHEGCEAAFLANNKLKHHLKVHEGYTCKKDGCSKHFEKWTQLRKHVAADHKSEHVCPTCHKSFPHRRILVRHMVIHEETRTVFVCPKEDCTRVYYEKRNLTAHLKSYHDGKRFSCSYEGCGRSYVSKQNMLDHANVHNPLSALAKKRPRKRKGLLKISAASVLSGYDARKHSMIEPDKEDVIVIPQEADDHHMDSDKQDVTVIPQEADDHHMDSDKQDVTVIPQEADDHHMDGDKQDVTVIPQEGDDHHMDGETLKTNIVNINTISGFGGESMEVTASAKGSDLKVDLNTEDISGFSDSGHFSPSDGSPVDSCKTESLRANLDDGVRKSMWANLVGYVET; this is encoded by the exons atgaaaaaggctCACGTCTGTCTGCATCAAAATTGTGGAAAAGCATTTTCCAGGATATATAGATTAGAGATACATGAAAGAACCCACACTGGAGAG CGGCCATTTAGGTGTGACTTGGAGAGATGTGAGAAGGCTTATGCAAGACATTCTCATTTGGTACGCCATGTAGAACGTGCTCATCAAACAATCACGAAAGAAGTGTTTGT ATGTCCCCATGCTGAGTGCAAAGATATATTCGTGTCTGAGACGAACCTGAGAAGACATCTCCTAAGAAGACATGAAAAGCAACACTATAAG TGTCCTCATGATGGTTGCGACAAGATCTTCAAGAAACATCAGCATCTAAAATCTCACGAATATGTCCACACCAATATCAGACCTTTCGC ATGCCACCATGAAGGTTGTGAGGCTGCCTTTCTGGCCAATAATAAACTCAAGCACCACTTGAAAGTCCACGAAGGCTATACTTGTAAAAAGGATGGCTGTTCTAAACACTTTGAAAAATGGACACAGCTGCGAAAACACGTGGCTGCTGATCACAAGTCAG AACATGTCTGCCCTACCTGCCACAAGTCATTCCCACATCGCCGTATTCTAGTCCGCCACATGGTTATACACGAGGAGACACGCACCGTCTTTGTTTGCCCTAAAGAAGATTGTACGAGAGTCTATTATGAGAAGCGAAACTTGACAGCTCACTTGAAGTCTTACCATGATGGCAAAAGGTTCTCTTGCTCTTACGAGGGTTGTGGTAGAAGTTATGTGTCAAAG CAGAACATGTTGGATCATGCCAATGTACACAACCCATTGTCAGCTCTTGCCAAG AAGAGGCCAAGAAAAAGAAAGGGCTTGCTTAAGATCAGTGCTGCTTCAGTACTGTCCGGTTATGACGCCAGGAAACATTCAATGATTGAGCCAGATAAGGAAGATGTGATAGTCATTCCTCAGGAGGCTGACGACCATCACATGGACAGTGATAAGCAAGATGTGACAGTCATACCTCAGGAGGCCGACGACCATCACATGGACAGTGATAAGCAAGATGTGACAGTCATACCTCAGGAGGCTGACGACCATCACATGGACGGTGATAAGCAAGATGTGACAGTCATACCTCAGGAGGGTGATGACCATCACATGGACGGTGAAACCTTAAAAACTAACATCGTTAATATTAACACTATTTCAGGGTTTGGTGGTGAATCAATGGAGGTTACCGCCAGTGCAAAGGGTTCTGATTTGAAAGTAGACTTAAACACGGAGGATATCTCTGGTTTCAGTGACAGTGGACACTTCAGCCCTTCTGATGGTAGTCCTGTTGATTCTTGTAAAACGGAAAGTTTGCGAGCCAATTTGGATGATGGCGTCAGGAAGTCAATGTGGGCTAATCTGGTAGGTTATGTGGAAACATGA
- the LOC135493225 gene encoding proton-coupled amino acid transporter 1-like isoform X3, with amino-acid sequence MAESLSTSITSPTLKRKGLIFKLKTMKLFRSRKEKEGKSGDADPAVQVEVDNVPGQRYPGHVQESDTLASVLESQQTVLEDEEDEEEHLQTNIQSLMNLLKGNIGTGILAMPYAVSNAGILFGTLGIVVVGIIATHCMNMLINCAHHIKNKTHRQGVDYEDVLEVCFEIAPSPFNKLRKPMKIIALICLNITQIGFCCVYVLFIGENVRLFVEAFHPPSDVPVQVYMAVLLVFLVPFSFIKNLKSLAPFAIFANLLTMTGIVIILVYCVQDLPPVTTYPLMADFGRIPLFFGSVVFAFEGISLVIPIEMKMKTPQDFMGMTGVLNTGMVIVMCLYVAVGFFGYMKFGNAALGSITLNMPTDHWIYLSVKIMFPIALFISYGLQFYVPVCILWPPIEARISSPRWKVWGEYVFRTFLVLFTFALAAVIPHLELLISLIGALSSSSLALIFPPIIEIATYWPDNKLGRYKWMLWKDILIVVFGLLGFVTGTFVSLKEIIVAFSSGK; translated from the exons ATGGCCGAGTCTCTGTCCACTAGTATCACCTCCCCCACTCTGAAGAGGAAAGGTCTTATTTTCAAACTTAAAACAATGAA GCTGTTTCGATCTCGGAAGGAGAAGGAGGGAAAGTCAGGTGATGCTGACCCAGCTGTTCAGGTTGAGGTTGATAACGTACCGGGACAAAG GTATCCTGGCCATGTGCAAGAGAGCGATACACTGGCCAGCGTACTCGAGTCCCAGCAGACGGTGCTAGAAGATGAAGAGGACGAGGAAGAACATTTACAAAC GAACATTCAGAGTTTGATGAACCTACTGAAAGGCAATATAGGAACAGGTATCTTGGCCATGCCCTACGCAGTCAGTAATGCTGGAATTCTT tttgggaccTTAGGTATTGTTGTGGTAGGAATCATAGCAACCCACTGTATGAATATGTTGATCAACTGTGCACATCATATAAAGAACAA GACTCATAGACAGGGTGTAGATTATGAAGACGTGCTGGAAGTGTGTTTTGAAATAGCGCCTTCACCTTTCAATAAATTACGCAAACCAATGAA AATCATAGCATTGATATGCCTGAATATAACTCAGATAGGATTCTGTTGTGTATATGTCTTATTTATTGGGGAGAATGTCCGATTG TTTGTTGAAGCGTTCCACCCGCCAAGTGACGTGCCGGTCCAGGTTTACATGGCTGTTCTCCTAGTCTTCCTCGTCCCCTTCTCGTTCATCAAGAACCTCAAGTCGCTTGCACCATTTGCCATCTTCGCCAACCTGTTAACCATGACTGGTATTGTCATCATCCTCGTGTACTGCGTCCAGGATCTACCACCAGTCACCACTTACCCCCTCATGGCAGATTTCGGGAGGATACCTTTGTTCTTCGGTTCAGTGGTGTTTGCATTTGAAGGGATAAGCCTG GTGATTCCTAttgagatgaagatgaagacacCCCAGGACTTCATGGGTATGACGGGTGTACTCAACACGGGAATGGTGATAGTCATGTGTCTGTATGTGGCGGTTGGCTTCTTTGGATACATGAAGTTTGGAAACGCAGCATTGGGGAGCATCACGTTAAATATGCCGACAGACCATTG GATCTATCTGTCTGTGAAGATCATGTTCCCAATAGCCCTCTTTATCAGCTATGGTCTCCAATTCTACGTGCCAGTCTGCATCCTGTGGCCACCCATTGAGGCGCGAATATCATCCCCGCGATGGAAGGTCTGGGGAGAATATGTCTTCagaacatttttggtgctatttacAT TTGCATTAGCCGCTGTGATTCCTCATTTAGAGTTACTCATCTCGCTCATCGGGGCATTGAGTAGTTCATCTCTAGCGCTCATCTTCCCGCCAATCATCGAGATTGCCACCTATTGGCCTGATAACAAACTAGGACGATACAAATGGATGTTATGGAAGGATATACTCATAGTAGTATTCGGATTATTAGGATTCGTGACTGGCACATTTGTATCCCTGAAGGAGATCATCGTAGCATTCTCGAGTGGAAAGTAA
- the LOC135493225 gene encoding proton-coupled amino acid transporter 1-like isoform X5 codes for MDLGPRLFRSRKEKEGKSGDADPAVQVEVDNVPGQRYPGHVQESDTLASVLESQQTVLEDEEDEEEHLQTNIQSLMNLLKGNIGTGILAMPYAVSNAGILFGTLGIVVVGIIATHCMNMLINCAHHIKNKTHRQGVDYEDVLEVCFEIAPSPFNKLRKPMKIIALICLNITQIGFCCVYVLFIGENVRLFVEAFHPPSDVPVQVYMAVLLVFLVPFSFIKNLKSLAPFAIFANLLTMTGIVIILVYCVQDLPPVTTYPLMADFGRIPLFFGSVVFAFEGISLVIPIEMKMKTPQDFMGMTGVLNTGMVIVMCLYVAVGFFGYMKFGNAALGSITLNMPTDHWIYLSVKIMFPIALFISYGLQFYVPVCILWPPIEARISSPRWKVWGEYVFRTFLVLFTFALAAVIPHLELLISLIGALSSSSLALIFPPIIEIATYWPDNKLGRYKWMLWKDILIVVFGLLGFVTGTFVSLKEIIVAFSSGK; via the exons ATGGATCTTGGACCAAG GCTGTTTCGATCTCGGAAGGAGAAGGAGGGAAAGTCAGGTGATGCTGACCCAGCTGTTCAGGTTGAGGTTGATAACGTACCGGGACAAAG GTATCCTGGCCATGTGCAAGAGAGCGATACACTGGCCAGCGTACTCGAGTCCCAGCAGACGGTGCTAGAAGATGAAGAGGACGAGGAAGAACATTTACAAAC GAACATTCAGAGTTTGATGAACCTACTGAAAGGCAATATAGGAACAGGTATCTTGGCCATGCCCTACGCAGTCAGTAATGCTGGAATTCTT tttgggaccTTAGGTATTGTTGTGGTAGGAATCATAGCAACCCACTGTATGAATATGTTGATCAACTGTGCACATCATATAAAGAACAA GACTCATAGACAGGGTGTAGATTATGAAGACGTGCTGGAAGTGTGTTTTGAAATAGCGCCTTCACCTTTCAATAAATTACGCAAACCAATGAA AATCATAGCATTGATATGCCTGAATATAACTCAGATAGGATTCTGTTGTGTATATGTCTTATTTATTGGGGAGAATGTCCGATTG TTTGTTGAAGCGTTCCACCCGCCAAGTGACGTGCCGGTCCAGGTTTACATGGCTGTTCTCCTAGTCTTCCTCGTCCCCTTCTCGTTCATCAAGAACCTCAAGTCGCTTGCACCATTTGCCATCTTCGCCAACCTGTTAACCATGACTGGTATTGTCATCATCCTCGTGTACTGCGTCCAGGATCTACCACCAGTCACCACTTACCCCCTCATGGCAGATTTCGGGAGGATACCTTTGTTCTTCGGTTCAGTGGTGTTTGCATTTGAAGGGATAAGCCTG GTGATTCCTAttgagatgaagatgaagacacCCCAGGACTTCATGGGTATGACGGGTGTACTCAACACGGGAATGGTGATAGTCATGTGTCTGTATGTGGCGGTTGGCTTCTTTGGATACATGAAGTTTGGAAACGCAGCATTGGGGAGCATCACGTTAAATATGCCGACAGACCATTG GATCTATCTGTCTGTGAAGATCATGTTCCCAATAGCCCTCTTTATCAGCTATGGTCTCCAATTCTACGTGCCAGTCTGCATCCTGTGGCCACCCATTGAGGCGCGAATATCATCCCCGCGATGGAAGGTCTGGGGAGAATATGTCTTCagaacatttttggtgctatttacAT TTGCATTAGCCGCTGTGATTCCTCATTTAGAGTTACTCATCTCGCTCATCGGGGCATTGAGTAGTTCATCTCTAGCGCTCATCTTCCCGCCAATCATCGAGATTGCCACCTATTGGCCTGATAACAAACTAGGACGATACAAATGGATGTTATGGAAGGATATACTCATAGTAGTATTCGGATTATTAGGATTCGTGACTGGCACATTTGTATCCCTGAAGGAGATCATCGTAGCATTCTCGAGTGGAAAGTAA
- the LOC135493225 gene encoding proton-coupled amino acid transporter 1-like isoform X1 — MYSDVRILWESLYRGLIHSSIMSRDLNEGRIQLKTRSRSQDERLFRSRKEKEGKSGDADPAVQVEVDNVPGQRYPGHVQESDTLASVLESQQTVLEDEEDEEEHLQTNIQSLMNLLKGNIGTGILAMPYAVSNAGILFGTLGIVVVGIIATHCMNMLINCAHHIKNKTHRQGVDYEDVLEVCFEIAPSPFNKLRKPMKIIALICLNITQIGFCCVYVLFIGENVRLFVEAFHPPSDVPVQVYMAVLLVFLVPFSFIKNLKSLAPFAIFANLLTMTGIVIILVYCVQDLPPVTTYPLMADFGRIPLFFGSVVFAFEGISLVIPIEMKMKTPQDFMGMTGVLNTGMVIVMCLYVAVGFFGYMKFGNAALGSITLNMPTDHWIYLSVKIMFPIALFISYGLQFYVPVCILWPPIEARISSPRWKVWGEYVFRTFLVLFTFALAAVIPHLELLISLIGALSSSSLALIFPPIIEIATYWPDNKLGRYKWMLWKDILIVVFGLLGFVTGTFVSLKEIIVAFSSGK, encoded by the exons atgtacagtgacgtAAGAATTCTGTGGGAAAGTTTATACAGAGGATTAATTCATAGCAGCATAATGTCAAGAGATTTGAACGAGGGTCGGATCCAATTGAAAACTAGGTCTCGATCTCAAGATGAAAG GCTGTTTCGATCTCGGAAGGAGAAGGAGGGAAAGTCAGGTGATGCTGACCCAGCTGTTCAGGTTGAGGTTGATAACGTACCGGGACAAAG GTATCCTGGCCATGTGCAAGAGAGCGATACACTGGCCAGCGTACTCGAGTCCCAGCAGACGGTGCTAGAAGATGAAGAGGACGAGGAAGAACATTTACAAAC GAACATTCAGAGTTTGATGAACCTACTGAAAGGCAATATAGGAACAGGTATCTTGGCCATGCCCTACGCAGTCAGTAATGCTGGAATTCTT tttgggaccTTAGGTATTGTTGTGGTAGGAATCATAGCAACCCACTGTATGAATATGTTGATCAACTGTGCACATCATATAAAGAACAA GACTCATAGACAGGGTGTAGATTATGAAGACGTGCTGGAAGTGTGTTTTGAAATAGCGCCTTCACCTTTCAATAAATTACGCAAACCAATGAA AATCATAGCATTGATATGCCTGAATATAACTCAGATAGGATTCTGTTGTGTATATGTCTTATTTATTGGGGAGAATGTCCGATTG TTTGTTGAAGCGTTCCACCCGCCAAGTGACGTGCCGGTCCAGGTTTACATGGCTGTTCTCCTAGTCTTCCTCGTCCCCTTCTCGTTCATCAAGAACCTCAAGTCGCTTGCACCATTTGCCATCTTCGCCAACCTGTTAACCATGACTGGTATTGTCATCATCCTCGTGTACTGCGTCCAGGATCTACCACCAGTCACCACTTACCCCCTCATGGCAGATTTCGGGAGGATACCTTTGTTCTTCGGTTCAGTGGTGTTTGCATTTGAAGGGATAAGCCTG GTGATTCCTAttgagatgaagatgaagacacCCCAGGACTTCATGGGTATGACGGGTGTACTCAACACGGGAATGGTGATAGTCATGTGTCTGTATGTGGCGGTTGGCTTCTTTGGATACATGAAGTTTGGAAACGCAGCATTGGGGAGCATCACGTTAAATATGCCGACAGACCATTG GATCTATCTGTCTGTGAAGATCATGTTCCCAATAGCCCTCTTTATCAGCTATGGTCTCCAATTCTACGTGCCAGTCTGCATCCTGTGGCCACCCATTGAGGCGCGAATATCATCCCCGCGATGGAAGGTCTGGGGAGAATATGTCTTCagaacatttttggtgctatttacAT TTGCATTAGCCGCTGTGATTCCTCATTTAGAGTTACTCATCTCGCTCATCGGGGCATTGAGTAGTTCATCTCTAGCGCTCATCTTCCCGCCAATCATCGAGATTGCCACCTATTGGCCTGATAACAAACTAGGACGATACAAATGGATGTTATGGAAGGATATACTCATAGTAGTATTCGGATTATTAGGATTCGTGACTGGCACATTTGTATCCCTGAAGGAGATCATCGTAGCATTCTCGAGTGGAAAGTAA